AAATAGGACTGTCACAGTTAAGAAGTTGTTTTCCTAATTTCTCTACCTCTACGGTCTCCTCATGCTGCTTAAAAGGAATTccaataaaattatttttttgggCCAGGAAAGTAGAAAACATTTTGgatatttatttactgtaacTACAGATTTTCTTTCATGAAACTACCTGCAGATGATGTGGACTTGTTGCAATGTTAAACTTCTGTGcaaattattttatgttttagttttgttttactgcatcCCAGTTATCTGTAAAACACTTTCAATTACCTTTTATGGAAGATGTTATTCAATTTAGTATTGATTGCGTTGCTGGggaacaaaataaatgtaaattgtAACTTTCACTGCTTTGCTTTATGCAGGCCAGCACATTAATTTCTTCAAAATGTCAATCTGGTGAAGTCCAATTATTCAGGACTCTTTCTGAGGTTTTTATGAACAACACAGCTAGTCTTGTTAAAAGTAATGATGTGGTTAAATGCAGATGTATTCAGCTatagttgttttctgtttaaaataaagCTGTGTGCTTATAATtccatttaattaaaatgttatttgaTTGTTTGGCCTGacgatttttttccccacagacGAGTCCAGGATGCCCTCCCTGTCCACGGCCATGTCCAACATAACTGGGCCTCCTCCACACTGCCCAAGCAAGCGAAAGTATGGTGAAGAACAAATGGAAGATCGAATCAACTGTGATGATGACCACATGACCAAAATGAGCAGATTGTTTGCCACTCAGTTGTAAGTACCTTTTAGGAGTTCGAGTATTAATTACCATCCTTTGTAGCCGTGACATTGTCATTCTTAGAATTGTGTTAATCAAAATTCAATACAAAATGTTACATGTATTATAAATAGATTTATGCttgcacaacaaaaaaaaaacccaattaAGTATTTTGACTGAACTGTCtcacatatttctttttatttcttctgtacATCAGCCAAGTCTACTCTTATGATCTATTTATCCAATTACAGATGCAAGCCACCATTTTTGTGACAGTTTATTACTTTGCTTTAACAGCTAATAAGCCTTGTATTCGATTTTTTTAGAACAAGAAAACATCTATACAAGTGTTATACAGGAAAGTATTGCGAATTAGTTTTCATGATCAAACAACTTTACtgcaaagaaatgaaagagTCCCTTGCATAGGTGCTCATATGTGACCAATTCATACTTTGGTGGTGGCTCTCTACTACAATAGGGCTGTTCTAGTTTACTACGAGGCCATTTCTTCTCGTATCGAactcaaaaaacacatgaagaaacagcagctggttTCTTGCAGACTTGGGTGGAAGACGAAAGCTAAGTCACCCGTACCCTTGCGGATGAATACGCAGAAAGCACAAATTGATCTTTTTACACTTAAGCCTTGTCGTTACGTACACAACTGCAAATGCATTGTTAGGTCCCTGAAAATACACCTTTTGGAAAACTCCTTCCATGATGAAGGTACTAAGAAACTCCTTGCAGTGTTGACAGGGAAAACTTGTGATTTTGCAAAATGTTGGCTATGATCAACATATTGCTGGTCCTGACCTTGCTAACAGGACTTTCTAACACGTTTACACATGAATATGTTGTCACTACTGTACTGAGGAACAGAGGCGTCACAATCAGTTCACATGTATGATTCCCCCCCTTTCCTGATGCCCCATTGTTGGCAGCTTACCAGAGGTGATAGGAgcttttttctgtctgctgaTGGGCCCGCATGACTTTAGGGACAGCGATATATTGCCTCATGTTGGTTTGATAGGCTCTTGACAGTGTTTATTACGCGttaactttgtttttgtgttttcatgttgaagcggatttttttaaacagcgcTTTTGTGGACAAAAACCCTGTTTAAAACCATAGCTGTGTACACGTGGACATAGTGGACGTGGCCTAAAACAATGTCTCAGTCATCAGACTTCATGAGCTTTATGTGGGCATAACTGGATATAACAGAAAGGAGGAAATCCTGAATAATTTCTATTTATTGAATCAgtccaaaataaatcaaatcattcAGTCTGAAGTAGTTCCGATTGAggtaatgaaatgaaaaaaaatcttgaatttGGCCCTGACTGTAGTGAAatgcaaagacaaaaatgttgtaaatgttgTGATTTTGGGAGCAATATGGGAATACCATCACACCGGTGCATTCTAATAGGAAATcatatgtaatatttaaataacTTAGGCCTACAACATCAAAAAGTTGCACTTTAAAAAACATAACCCCAGTCTACACTCCATTCTGTGATCTTTATATAGATGTGCAAATgttgaaatataaataatttatgAAGAAGTGACGTATACGTTTAATTTGTAATCTGTTTATTTAAGGGCCCGTCCCTCTGCTGGAGACAACCGTAACGAGCACTGGAGCCTCAGCCACAGTCCTGTGGAGCACGTTACCTCCTCCTCTAACGGTCTCCATGGGAACCACCTGTATGCTTCCATTTCTGGCTATGCTGTAGACCAGCCTCTGGCTCTGACCAAAAGCAGCCACGAGATTGGAGTTGGGGGAGTAGAGAGGTCTGTCATAAGTGGGACTACAGAGCGACAACAGGTACGTCAACTTGTGAGACATAAATGGAGTACATGTAATGTCCAGAGTGttgagaaaaaaagcacaagggTATTGATGTTTaagcaaataaaagcattatttttatgttaaatCATGTGGGTCAGTTAAAGCCTAGTCCTTGCTGACCTCATCTGCATGACCAGAGGAATCCGTGCAATGTACATTTTATTTGCCCATCTCTGTGAAGGTCAGCACAGATTTCTGTGTGGGCGTCCACTAGCTGCCTCTAGATCACATTCAACAAAAGCACAATGGTGCTCCTTGTtgattcttttcatttctttcaccAGTGTACTATATGCCCCATCGTTGGTCCCATTTTTGTGAAGCAGTGCACACATTTTTAACTGTGCAGCTCCACCAACATCTACATGGTGCTGTGGCTGTTAGCTAGCTgatgatttatattttattttctcacagaACCGCCCCTCGGTTATTACCTGTGCCCCTGCAAGCAATCGCAATTGTAATCTTACACACTGCCACATGAATGGCTGCTCTCCCAGTCCACCTGCTGATCAGAGAAAGACCAACGGTAAGCCTTTAAAATTACTATAATCACACAATGTCGAATCTGATGCTCAGAGAGGGCAATGTATTACTGACACTAGCTTTTGCTTTGCtaaggtgaaaaaaaattaaataaaaaaagcccCAAGATGTTGTCAAAGTTATCAAAATATTCTTAAGAATGTGACATTAACATTGACTTGTAGTTTTAGGCATTCTATTAGTAGAAAATTGAAAACTGAGTTTATTGCAGCTGCTGTTCGTGGCAAAGATGTAATTAATTCTTActgccaaaaatatttttatacaatGCATACTACTGTTGTTTTTCAACCATATTCTGTACTAAATGACTGTTGTTAAGAATTCAAAGTCCATTTAATCCCAAACAGGTTGGATTTACACGTTTTATGTTTCTTGAGCCCaagacagtgttttttaaaatttaaatgtaaatgtctgAACATGCTCAGATTTAATGTATTGGAGATTGTTTACCTCCACTTTAGTTATAATTAGCTAAATACAGTATGTGTCAGATTTGATTGACTTTGTCTCAATGACATATTGTGTGTTGAAAATATAGCTCAAACTACTAAAAGTGTTTTCATGCACTCTAGATTTTATAACTTTGAGTTTGGCATAGAACAATGGTAAAGCTTGTTTTTAATTGCCCTCATTAAGGAATCATGTTTTTACATCACATGTAagtgtttcttctttttccctcCACACATACTATTATTTTAGCTAACACAGTATGCGACCCTGTGATCGAGGAGCACTTCCGTCGCAGCCTTGGCAAGAACTACAAAGAAGCGGAGCCGGTGTCTAACTCGGTGTCGATCACGGGTTCGGTGGACGACCACTTTGCCAAGGCGCTGGGAGACGCCTGGCTGCAAATCAAGGCCAGGGGTGGAGGTCCTCCAACTCCAGAGGCTGATTCATGAATCGGAGGGGAGTAAACATTACAATCACTTCCTAAGTGTGTGCATATGAGAGTGGAGATTGCTCACTGTCATTTCTTGCCAAGAATCAACTTCCCTTAGCCAAGAACAGTGTCAGACATATGGTGCTCACAGAGGCTGTTCACTTGTGGACCTCGAGGTCAATCTTCTATTAGAACATTCAGCTCGGATTTGGAATCTGAAATTGGCAAGGCTCTCTGTTGTAGAGGAGAAACTAAATCTTGCATAGTTGGGTTGACAGTTTTAGTTATGGAAATGGTGTACAATCATTGTTGTTATTTGAGAACGATGAGATTCACAACGTGGTCAATTTTTTTGGAGCTCCTGCTCTTCCTCTCTTGCCTTTCACCCGTCGCGATAGCCAAAGAAACTTCCTGCCTTTTTCATCAACATATAAGCCATAGATCTGGTCTTTACCGTCACTCTAAAATCACACTGCTTTTTATTCTCTATTACTTGAAAAGGACAGCCAGGTCTCATTTGCACTATTGCGTTTCTGACCGTTTAGGTAGCAGGTTACCTGTTCCAGTTGGAGCTAATGTGTTCACGAATGCATTTTATGTTCTGAGATTGTGATAATGCAAGTAAGGCTCTGGTCCCCCTTCTTTCTGAAGACGCTTGATCGATCGATCGGTCTTCTTTATCATGGTGAACTGGACGTATCCACTGTTGAATGAATAATTTTAGTTTCCTGTCTATACCCTCACTGTGGCTGATAACTTAGTGAACTAATATCAATCATAGTAGATATCTCTAACTAGAAAGCATGTTTCAAATAGCTGGTTtctattacaaaccttattctATACTATATATTTactcagaatttattttttatctgtaaCATTTTAGAAATACTCACTGCTGGGACAGTTGTActcaatatatttttttgtatccAGTTTTCATTACTATATGTAGGTGTATATCTTAGCCTCCATTTACAAATCCCAGCCTCTGGCCAGGCTGTCTGAATGCGGTTTGCTCGGCTGCGTTACGTTTGTTACTCTGTGGAGCTGGACGCTACAGCTTTACACGACTGAATACAGCTAAATCTGATCCTCTGTAGCGCAGTTTATTTGCAGTGGCTTTATTTATTCTCGACATGTTCACAGTGTCATGTTGACTTTTGGCAAAAACGTAGCGACAACAGAAGTCTAACTTTGATGTGTGTCTTTCCAATCAGAACAACAGCGGATCTCTCGTCTGCTTCAACGACAAAGCAGTTGATTTCCCTTAAAACTTTGAATGGACATGCGACGTGGGTGTCCTTAATTTACGAGTAGGCATCAACATTCCTCCACTACTGCCTGACACTTAACAGTCACTTCAGTTGGGTTTAGCAAGTACTGTTACAAGtatgtttgtcttttattttttaaatcaaagtgGTGTTATGGTGTGAGCTGCAAAAGTCTTTTTAATAACCGAgtaacaaatttttttttaatgcagttgaGTTTAAGTTAAGTTTTCCCTCTTCTGAAATGATCTTATAGTCTCATAACCTATTTGTCAACACTGATTAAGATATGGTATtgtaaagtcagatttttttttttgtcaattaacTGTCTGTGAAAGCATTTAACGTTCGTATtaatattttgcagtttttcagttGTTACATACACTATCCtgtctttatattttattttactcttaaGACTATCATTGCGCCGTGCGGAATGATCATAGATATTTTGTTTCTATTCAGAGTAGTGTACTCATCTGTAGCATGGATGTTTATTATCTCCTAACCAtgcattctgtcttttttcaaaAGTcgtttattttcccacagttgtCAGATTATTAATAAGTGCAGGAACACAACAGTCTTTTGATCAAAGACTTTCTTGGTGAAGAGTCCGGAAGACTTATGTTTGTTTAGCTTTCTGTGTGTACCATAATAGAAATTAAGGATTATCATGGGATCTGCTTGTTTGAGACAAGTGGAGTTTTCAGTAATATGTTTGGGGGTTTCAGGCCATTGTTATTTAATTTCTATAGACTACCTGTATCTCAAAGACGGTTTTGCAGAAAGTTCTTGTTCCAGGTGTCATCTTCATCTAAAAAAACCTGAAACATTTGTTCACCTTTGTCCTTATTTCTCTGGAAGAAAATACCACTTTTTTGTACTTACATTTCTTCCAAATAAATATAATGCCTACCTTTGCATATTTCATGTCAtctttttcacttcattttactACATAAAGTAACAAGTGAGGTGGTgctgcagcaaaaacagcatACAGTAACAAAACGTTCTCATTttcatttagattttctttAAGTTTTAAACATGACACGGAAACAAAGGTATTTTATTCATGAACAAATCAAAGAATATAAaacttgcattttttaaaaagttaaaccAGAGTTctagttgtttttgtgtgtgttcagatcAATTCACCCTGAAGTTGAATGTTTACTGGATCAAAGTGATAACatcattttagattttctttgttgtttcgTCTTTTGTGCACACttgataaaaatcaaaaactaaactgaaaataTCGAGACTTTGGTGTGGAACACAGATCTGTGTTTAGGTatagccttttttttaaactttaattatCAATGATGTGTCTTGTTTAAAGTCCACCTGTGAAAAACTATCATTggacattatttaaaaagacaaacttgagtATATAAGATCCCACAAAACCAAACCTTTGAGTGTCCCTGGGACTTCACACTCAGTGGACTCAATGATTGTGAAATTGAAGTAGTTTGGAAACACCGGCACTCTTCCTGCAGTTGACTGTCCTGCTTATGATTTTCAAAAATCTTCTACAACCTGTGAGAAACTCTAATGGCCCATACTTGGTGTAAATCACACAGAGCATCTGTGGAGGGACCTGCAGATGACTGTTACTTCAACAATTCTTATCAAATCTAATGAGGCTTTAAAGCATCTGCCCGAAAGAATTGGAAAAACTGGCCAAAACCAGTGTGAATAACTGAGTGTAAGTTGGTGGGTAAATGCCTGTTTTGAAATAAATTCTACGACACCAAAAGTGGCGAGGTCTTCAAACTGTTATGTTCTGCTGCATATAGACATCAGTACAGGATGTTGTGTCGCAAGGTTTCCACAGTTTTTATGCGGTATTTTGTGTTGCTGTCAGTACGTGTGAGATGCATTTAAACATGAAGACTGAAGAAGGACCCTTCAGATCAGGGGTGGGCAAACTTTTTGGCTCAGTGGCCACATCAACTTTTGAAATTTGACAGACGGGCCAGATCAGCATCAGATGGTTGGAGATTGTGCAAACTGAtatgaattacatgttaaagacaatactgacaaagtaaagaatactcacattcagtttcaATGGGAACAGTGTCATTGGTCCCTCTTTTCTGCCCGTGCATCAAAGTCTGGTGTCAGTTTGATTGTGGCAATTCTCAGGATGGATCTGAGGTGTTCATCAGTTAACTGGGATCTTTGGTGTGCTTTGTTGATGTTCATCACGCTAAACGTCTGCTCACACATGTAGGTAGATCCCAACAACACCAGCATCCTCTGTGCCATCTTCTGAATGTCTGGAAACTTGGCTTCACTGAGTGAAGcataaaagtcattcagttTAAGGGAGCTGAACTTCTCCTTTAAGACTGAGTCACTTTGAAAATCGATCAGTTCCAACTGCAACTCCTGAGGTGCTGTTTCTGGGTCTTGTGACAAAAGACATGATACCAGCTGAAGTGTCTTGtcaattttttcaaaatcagaGAACTGACGGCAGAATTCTCCGTGTAGGTCTTCCAGTGATTCcttgtatttcatcacatgtgGACTGGCCTCTGTCAGCATCGCCAGTGCAGGGAAATGAGTGAaggatttttttgacatttgtcttgAGAATAAAGTCAGTTTGGCTTTGAAGGCTGTCACATTTGTGTATAGTTTGTGCACAAATTGATCTTTCCCTTGCAGCTTCACGTTCAGCTCATTCATGTGTGTCAGTATGTCGACGGcaaaagtaaaatcacagagacGATCTCTGTGGCGCAGCTCAGGAAAATCATCGGTTTTCCCGATTAACTCCAAAAATGAGCTAATCTCGCCTTTGAGCTCCCACACTCGCTGACATACTTTCCCCAAACTTAATCAGCTTAtcaggtgctgtgttattcccgactattaattacccatcaataagacaaacaaacacacaaaaaaacagaaaaaccaaacaaacaaaaaataaacaaatgcagggccaagccgacagggtgccccccccccccccccccccccccccagtgcAGTACCTTATTACTGCGATTGCATTTACAGTaggatcatttttactgtaGCAACATTTACAGTAAGAATTATCTCACTGTAAATGGGTACATAGGTACTGTGATTAAATTTACAGTAAGCTTACTGTAAAACATTCTACAGCAGCTTACTTGCCAATTGCTGCCAGTAAGTTACTGTACATTTTACGGTAAGCTTTTTACTGTGTATGCAAATATGTGGACGAATGCAGGCAAagaattgtttttaaagtgtcAGCTGATAGCAATTACAGAGCTGGAGATAAAGCTGCGGAGACAAGCTGGTGGTGCTGAACCTTTACCTGTGCAGAGTTGATGCAAAAAGAGCGTCTTACATGGAGCAGTCGCCAAAGGAAGCCTTCCAAATTCATGAAAAAAGAAGTCCATGTCTGAAGAATGCAATGCAACTTTTGGAGAAGTATTGTGGACAGATAAAGTTCAAATTGACTTCTTTGTCCACAATCAACAAAGGTGTGTTTGGAGAAAAAAGGAGCAGCATTTCACTAAAAAGAACATCTTGGTTATGTGTGGGGTAGAAATATTGAGCTTTGGGCTTGTGTGGCAGCCGGtggcacagagaaaataacatGGATAGAGGTAAGAATAGATTTCATTAAATATCAACACATTCTGGATGCAGATGCCTTGAACACGGTGGGAAagggaaacagaaaagagacCAAAATCCACAACAGTACAAGGATCCAAAGCACAACTTAAAATTCATTCACAGGCTGAAACCTTTGTCAGTCATGATCCTCTGACTTAAACATCATGTTGTGTCtgcaaaatgtcccaaaatatGTCAGAACTTGGAGTGATTTGTGAGGATACACTCCTATGTTATGACTAAAAGACTTTTATCTGACTACAAAAAGCATTAACAAGCTGTGACATCTGCCAGAAATTGGTTCTCTAAATACTGATTTAGTAGGAGGTCGAAATGCTTGGAACCTTTATCCGTTTTTTAGGTGCATTATTTGCAGAAAaactcctttttattttttaattttcttctgtTCAGTGACTTGTGAAACTCAGCTTTAGAAAGCTTCATGCAAGGAACTGTTGCTGTAGGCATATTTTCAGTGAGTCAGCCTCTCTTGTCTCATTATCTTTGAACTTAGCTCCATCTTGCAGCTATTAGACAGCTCCTGTGATTCATAGATTTAGTTTTCCAGTGGAACATGAAAGCCCTGTTGACAAGGTGGTCTCCTAACAGCTGTATATTTAATGTCTGTCTATTTGTACTTAATGGCTGCGTGTGCGAGCGATAAATTCAATGGCTCGTTTGCAGCTGAAGTCTTCCCTTGACCATTGCGGTTGAAGCCTCTTTGCGCTCACTTGGCCATAGATGCTGTTTGTTTGGTTGGGTGTCATGGTGATTAAAGACTGGATGATTGCTGCTGGAAAAATCCACGACTTTTAAAGCGAGACCGGGGGAAAGTGTGATTGATGACTCAGTGGTTTGACGGAGACTTCAGCGGCGACCTAGAAAAGCATTTCAGCCTCCACATTGTTAGGTATACAATGGAAATGTGATAATATGACTGATAATTATAGTTGGATCAGGCATTAGCTGACTTCTGCTTCCTCACCAGCAGGTGGCGATGTTAACTCACTCTACAGGACCCCACAAACTCTTCAGTCCCTGGAGATCAAACAAAGAGCGTCATCATCCTGGGAAGATTGATACGGATGCAGCATTTCTTCACTGTGTCTATCAGTGATGTGAAAATGTACTTTGCATGTAAAACGGGTCCATATGCAACAACACACTGCTTTCATGCTGAGAGATGTTACCCGACATGATCCCAGACTCCTGCTTTCAAGGATCTTCTGAAATTTCTTTGGGCGTGCATTTATGTGTTGGAAACATTGAGGTGGATTAGTGTAGTTAAATTTTTAAGCTATAAATAGACTCCTTAAAAGGCTGAATGCAAATGGAAATGAGTATACCTCCACTTCAGTTGggcaaattagatttttttttccctttcggTTGTTGTTGCTCTCACCCCTCAGGCTCAAATCTGCTCAAAAGCCCCTCCAACAGACCACTGCCTCCAGAAGATTAGACCCAGCCATTCACCAACCACAATGCACCCTGCTTCTGCTGCACCAAGCCTTCCAAGGAAGCCTGCTCTTGTGGGATTACGGAGAGGAGATCCACATTTTCCTTCCTCGCGCTAAAAACCAATCGCAGATCCCCACACAGGCGCACGTATGCACACATGCAACAGAGATATCAGGCCACGTCCATGGTTGACGGGAAACTAGTGCCTAAATCAAGATGACACATCAGGGTCACGCCAAATTCGGCCTGGCCTCTTCAATGTGTGAAGGCCACAAGGAGCATGACATCTGTGCTTGTGATGGAGGACTGGTCTCTCAGTCGCTGCCTCTTGTTATTGCTGTAACAGGAAGGACTTTGCTGCTTTCAGACATAGTCAAGACACACATATGTCGAAAAACTGTCCCCTCCATTTTGCTCCCTTGCTTACGTAAAAGGAGCGAACCAATGGAAACGGTTTAGCACACTGCACTCTGGACACACTATGGAGTAATAATTAATCCAATTGGGTAAATGCATGATTTTACTACAGGCTAAGTGGGGAAAGTGGCCCTTGCAGAGTCACACATGTTGGTTCACATATTGCGTACGTGTTGGCCTGCATAAATGGCTGATAGTGATCTCATTCATTCGTTTGCATAATTCCAAATTTGTTGTGCCTGAATAGAATCCAAGGCTGCACCCCTATCTACAGCATCCCCGAGTGCACAATGTCTGGGGAATTTGCATGATTGCCTGTAGATTATTTGAACATCATCTATTCCCCCTCCTTTTTTTATTCCTTATTTCTGTGGCTCTCTGCTGTGAGGATGCACACACATCCTTGGGcaaaagaatctaaaatagatCATACGAGCAACTGGAGTAGATGCACAGGCACAGGAAGCAGCTCACGGGCAGACTTGAGTCATGC
The window above is part of the Acanthochromis polyacanthus isolate Apoly-LR-REF ecotype Palm Island chromosome 6, KAUST_Apoly_ChrSc, whole genome shotgun sequence genome. Proteins encoded here:
- the vgll4a gene encoding transcription cofactor vestigial-like protein 4, yielding MLFTRMDLLNSHFLDKMNNNIGRLHYEDESRMPSLSTAMSNITGPPPHCPSKRKYGEEQMEDRINCDDDHMTKMSRLFATQLARPSAGDNRNEHWSLSHSPVEHVTSSSNGLHGNHLYASISGYAVDQPLALTKSSHEIGVGGVERSVISGTTERQQNRPSVITCAPASNRNCNLTHCHMNGCSPSPPADQRKTNANTVCDPVIEEHFRRSLGKNYKEAEPVSNSVSITGSVDDHFAKALGDAWLQIKARGGGPPTPEADS